TATGAAAGGAGATGCCATTCTAAGAGATACAACATCATATCAAAGGCTTGTTGGAAAATTGATGTATACTACAATAACAAGTCCTGACATCAGTTATGCAGTGCAGACACTAAGTCAATTCATGCAACAACCAAAGAAATCCCACTTGGAAGCTGCAAACAGAGTGATAAGATATTTGAAAGAAACTCTAGGACAAAGTATATGGCTTAAGGCACAACCTACTGCAGAATTGGTTTTTTGGTGTGACTCAGATTGGGCTGCATGTCCAAACACTAGGAGGTCTGTTACAGGTTATGTGGTGTAGTTTGGTAGTTCATTGATATCTTGGAAGTCTAAAAAGCAGCACACTGTCTCTAGAAGCTCAACTGAGGCAGAATATAGGAGCATGGCCTCAGCATTAGCAGAAGTGACATGGTTGGAAGGTCTATTCTCAGAACTGAGGGTGTCTATCACTAAGCCTAGTGTCATCTTTAGTGATCGTAAATCAGCCATCCAACTAGCTGCTAACCCCATATTTCATGAGAGAACCAAACACATTGAAGTAGATTG
The DNA window shown above is from Capsicum annuum cultivar UCD-10X-F1 unplaced genomic scaffold, UCD10Xv1.1 ctg53108, whole genome shotgun sequence and carries:
- the LOC124893006 gene encoding uncharacterized mitochondrial protein AtMg00240-like, whose product is LAGAKPATTPLETNAKLTSVEVDKAEGMKGDAILRDTTSYQRLVGKLMYTTITSPDISYAVQTLSQFMQQPKKSHLEAANRVIRYLKETLGQSIWLKAQPTAELVFWCDSDWAACPNTRRSVTGYVV